Part of the Bacillus andreraoultii genome is shown below.
TATTAGGATTTAAAAATATCACTTTTATCACATTTATCGTGCCACTATTAATATTAGGTGTGCCAATTTCGGATACAGTTTTTGCGATTATTCGTCGCCTTGTGAATAGAAAACCGATTTCCCGAGCGGATAAGTCACATCTACATCATCGATTGTTAGAGTTAGGGTTTTCTCATCGGCAAGCAGTATTATTAATTTATTGTCTTAGTGCGATGTTTGCCATGTTCGCTTTTGTATTTTCAATGACGACCATCTGGGGGTCTTTTTTTCTACTATGTATCATCATTTTAGCGTTAGAATTATTAATTGAGAAACTCGGGTTAATTAATAAAAACTACAAACCGATTTTACGAGTGCTTGAGTATTGGCGGATGCAGCGATCTCGGAAAGGGATTCAACCAAGGGAAAAGTCATAGATAGGAACAAAACAAAAAAAACCGATCCAATTTTCGGACCGGTTTATTCGTCACTAGCACTGCTGGCGGTATCAGTAGTTGATATTTCAAGATGTTCTTTTAAAATTGTAGAAGTATCTGCAACAGACTCAGGATCTAAACCAAAATAATATCCGCCATTAATATTAAGATCGTGCCCTTTTAATTTCATTGACTCAATGGATGAAATCGATTTTGCATAGGGATGAAGTGCAACGACATTTTGGAATGTTAAATTCGTCGTCAAATTGTCACCAATATTATCTAATACATCATCATATTTATTAATAGAAGAGATTGATGCGCTCTTTTCAATGATTGCTTGGATCACTTGTTTTTGCCGTTCATTACGCCCGAAGTCACCTAATGGGTCTTTTTTACGCATGCGGACAAAGGCAAGTGCTTCTTCACCATTTAACGTATGTGTACCTTTGTGAAGAGTAATGGCGTTTTTATGGTCTTTACTATCCATTTCTGAGAAGGTAAATGGGACATCAACCGTAACGCCTCCAAGTGCATCGATAACATCAATGAATGCATCAAAATTTAGTTTGACATAATAATCAACAGGTACATCAAGTAATTCTTCAACCGTTTCAACTGCTAAATCAACCCCGCCAAGGAAATGAGCCGTATTAATTTTGGTTTCATAATGTCCTGGAATTTGTACACGTGAATCCCTAGGCAAACTTAACATTTTTATCGAATGATCATTTTTGTTAAATGTTGCTAATAGTAAAACATCTGATCGACTTTTTCTTTCTCCTTCACGTTCATCAACACCGATAAAAAGAACAGAGAAATTGTCTTTACCAGGATATACTGGTTCAATTCGCTTATTTGACTTATCTCCACGTTCTAATTGTTGATGGGCTGCGTTTGTCATATCCGCAATTTTATTTGTTAAGTGAAAGCCGAATACGAGAACAACGGCTAAAATAATGAGTAGTGGTGTAGCGACCCAGAGCCATTTACGTTTCTTTTTACCTTTGCCCTTATTGACTCGTGTATCCTTTTTCATAATTTTCTCCTTTATAGGTAGGTTTATCATCTATTGATTTACAAGTTTTTCCAAGTAAAGGGTTTCCCCTTCAGTGATTTCAGCTTGGCCGTTCGTTAATTCTGTCATCCATGCTTGAAACGCATCTTCTTGGCCGAATTGGACATATGTTTCTATTTCTACACGGTCAAGATAATGGATGTCTTTTACATCATAGATAGAAGAGCGTAATTCATTTTCTACCTTACCAATCCAAGTGTAGTCGATAAAAGTATGCATAATGCGCATCAATTTTCTTTCGACAATACCCGTTGCATTTAATCCTTCAGAGGTAGCTTTAGAATAAGCGCGAATAAGACCACCTGCACCAAGCTTAATGCCACCAAAATATCTTGTAACAACAACTACCGTATCTTTAATATTTCTTTTTTTTAATACTTCAAGCATGGGAACTCCAGCTGTACCACTTGGTTCTCCATCGTCATTTGCTTTTTGTATTTGATCGTGTTCACCAATTAGATATGCTGAACAATTATGAGTTGCATTCCAATTTTGCTTTTTAATTTTTTGAATAAAGGCTTGCGCATCTTCTTCATTTTCAACCCGATCAATATACGCGATGAAGCGGGACTTCTGTATGACAATTTCATGTTCTCCATAACATTTTACTGTTAAATAATCCGTTCTCAATAGAAAGCTCCCTTCATATGTTTTCTACTTTTTAATA
Proteins encoded:
- a CDS encoding YigZ family protein gives rise to the protein MRTDYLTVKCYGEHEIVIQKSRFIAYIDRVENEEDAQAFIQKIKKQNWNATHNCSAYLIGEHDQIQKANDDGEPSGTAGVPMLEVLKKRNIKDTVVVVTRYFGGIKLGAGGLIRAYSKATSEGLNATGIVERKLMRIMHTFIDYTWIGKVENELRSSIYDVKDIHYLDRVEIETYVQFGQEDAFQAWMTELTNGQAEITEGETLYLEKLVNQ
- a CDS encoding LCP family protein encodes the protein MINLPIKEKIMKKDTRVNKGKGKKKRKWLWVATPLLIILAVVLVFGFHLTNKIADMTNAAHQQLERGDKSNKRIEPVYPGKDNFSVLFIGVDEREGERKSRSDVLLLATFNKNDHSIKMLSLPRDSRVQIPGHYETKINTAHFLGGVDLAVETVEELLDVPVDYYVKLNFDAFIDVIDALGGVTVDVPFTFSEMDSKDHKNAITLHKGTHTLNGEEALAFVRMRKKDPLGDFGRNERQKQVIQAIIEKSASISSINKYDDVLDNIGDNLTTNLTFQNVVALHPYAKSISSIESMKLKGHDLNINGGYYFGLDPESVADTSTILKEHLEISTTDTASSASDE